The window CTTCCTGACTGCTACCAGTCAGGATTGCGGGCCGCGCCGGTCGGCTGTCCTTCCAGCGTCTGACACTCCCTCGACGCACACTCTCCCGCGTCCCGGCGGGTGTTGGTTCCCAGGTCACCCTGGGAACGAAGGCAGTGTAAAATCCAGCTAGAGGAAAGGCAAGAACATAATTCGGGACTCGCTTGACGCGGCCCTGAAAAACCGAGAATGCGCTCGTTGTTTTGTTCAAAAATCCTGGCGATTTCCGCCGTAATTTCTGTAAGGAGTCATTTTAGATTTGTTATGAGAGCGAACCAGATTCGTCGTGGCACAATTATTATTTTCAACGGAGAACCACATCGCGTTGTGGAATTCCGTCACCATACCCCCGGCAACCTGCGCGCCATGGTGCAAACCAAGCTCAAAAGCGTCAAAACCGGATCCGCATTTGATCATCGGTTCAGCGCAACCGAAGATGTGGAACGGGCAACGCTGGAGCAGCACGATATGAACTATCTCTACAGCGACGGCACAACTCATCATTTCATGAACAATGAAACCTATGAGCAAATTGGCCTGGACGAAGAAATGCTGGGTGATGCGGTCTACTACATGACCCCTGACCTCACCATTCAGGTTGAATTCTTTGACGGGAGCCCGATTGGCATCTCATTGCCGCCGTCAG of the Acidobacteriota bacterium genome contains:
- the efp gene encoding elongation factor P, with translation MRANQIRRGTIIIFNGEPHRVVEFRHHTPGNLRAMVQTKLKSVKTGSAFDHRFSATEDVERATLEQHDMNYLYSDGTTHHFMNNETYEQIGLDEEMLGDAVYYMTPDLTIQVEFFDGSPIGISLPPSVELRVAETDPELKGATVSGSSKPAKMETGLTVNVPGFIKEGELIRVDTTEGTYIERVK